TGGGCGTTCACCGATCCCGAGCGGGTGCGCGGGCTCGTCGAGCGCGCGGTGGAGTGGGACCGGGCCGCGCCCCACGCGTACGACCACCGCTGGGTGAACCTGCACGGCACGGGCGCCTTCCTCGCCGACGGCTCCGCGCTCAGCCGCCCGCGGGAGGAGTGGGAGGCGCTGGCCGAGCAGACCCGCGCCGAGTACCTGCGCGGGCTCGCCGAGGTGCTGGCGCAGTGGCCGGGGCGCTAGCGTTCCGGCTCCGACGTCGGGGAGGTCCGCGATGGTGCGACGCGCACCGGCGTGGCTGCTCGCCGCACTGGCGGTGGCCGTCCAGGTCCGCCTCTTCGCCGAGCACGGCAGCTTCAACCTCGCCCGGATCCCCAGCGCGGACCTGCGCTACCACTCCGACTTCGCCACGTTCTGGCGCTCCGCCGACGCCCTGCTGCGCGGCGCCGACATCTACCGCACCGGCGCGGACCTGCCCAACCTCAACCCGCCGCTGCTCACGGTGGTCATGGCGCCGTTCGGGCTGCTGGAGGTCCTGCCGTCCTACCGGCTGTTCGCGCTGCTCACCGTGGCGCTGGTGCTCGGGTGCCTGCTCGTCGTGGCCCGGGAGGTGCGGCTGCCGGCCGTCGACGCCGGGCTCGCGGTCGGCGCGGTGCTGCTCGGGGCCCCGCTGCTGGCGACGGTCGGGCTCGGGCAGGTCTACGCGTTCCTCGCCGTCGCGCTGACCGGGGCGTGGCTGGCCGCGCGGCGCGGGCGCGACGTCGCCGCGGGCGTCGGCATCGGGATCGCGGTGGCGCTCAAGCCCTCCCTGGCGCCGCTGCTGCTGCTGCCCGTGCTGCGCCGCGAGACCCGCACGGCGCTCGCCGCGGCGGGCGCGGCGGCGGCGGGCACGCTGCTGGGCGTGCTCGTGTGCGGGCCCGCCGCGAGCGTGACCTGGGTGCGGCTCGTCCTGGGGCACCCGGTGCAGACCTTCTTCGACAACGCCTCCCTGCCCGCCACGCTCGTGCGGCTCACCAGCGACTCCGGCTGGGGGCGGCCGGTCGTCGAGGTGCCCGGCGGGCAGGTGGCCGGCACGGTGCTCGGGATCGCGGTCGTCGTCGCGACGCTGTTGCTCCTGCGCCGCTCGGGACCCGACGCCCTGTGGGCCGTGACCGCGGCGTCGCTCGTGGCGTCGCCGGTCACCTGGAACACCTACCTCGTGGTGCTCGCCCCGGGCGTGCTGGTGGTGCTGGCCCGGTCCCGGGCGGCCGCCGCACCGCTGCTCGCCGCCGCGCTGATCGGCCAGGAGTGGCCCGGGCTCTGGTACGGCGACGACGGCACGGCGTCGGCGCTGCCGCTGTCGCTGTACTGCGCGGTGCTGCTCGCGCACTGGGCGGTGCTGCTGCGACACGCCCGACGGGGACCTGCGCGGCGGGGCGCGCCGGCGGAGCCCCGGGTAGCGTCTGAGCCGTGAGCCGCGCCGACCTCGACAAGAACCCCCGTGACGTCGCCGCCATGTTCGACGGCGTCGCCCGGCGCTACGACGTGACCAACACCGTGCTCACCGCGGGGCAGGACCGGCGCTGGCGCCGGCTCACCCGCCGGGCGCTGGACCTGCGGCCGGGGGAGAAGGTGCTCGACCTCGCCGCGGGCACCGCGGTCTCCACCGTCGAGCTGGAGCGCTCCGGCGCGTGGTGCGTCGCCGCCGACTTCTCCCTCGGCATGCTCCGCGCCGGGTCCGACCGCGCCGTGCCGAAGGTCGCCGCCGACGCGCTGCACCTCCCGTTCGCCGACGCCTCCTTCGACGCCGTGACGATCTCGTTCGGCCTGCGCAACGTCTCCGACACCGACCGGGCGCTGCGCGAGCTGGCCCGGGTCACCCGTCCCGGCGGTCGGCTCGTCGTCTGCGAGTTCGGCACCCCGACCTTCGCCCCGTTCCGCGCCGCGTACTACCTCGGCCTGGAGACGGTGCTGCCCGCGATCGCCTCGCGGGTCTCCAGCAACGCCGAGGCCTACCGGTACCTGGGCGAGTCGATCCGCGACTGGTCGCCGCAGCCCGAGCTGGCCGCGCGCATCGCGGAGGCGGGCTGGGGAGAGGTGGCCTGGCGCGACCTCACGCTCGGCGCCGTCGCCCTGCACCGGGCCCGCCGCACCTACGGCTGAACCAACCGGACGAGCGCGTTCCCGGACGGGTGTCTAGACTCCTCCCGACTTCGTGAATATCTTCACAAGGAGTCGCAAGGCCGCATGCGGACCACCACTCGCAGCGGGCGTCGAGATCGACGACCACGACGGTGACCAGGCCCGCACGGGGTAGGAGTAAGGCTCCCCTGGCTTCGGCCGGGAGGGTCACCGCGACCTAGGGTCGCGCCCGGAATGTGATCCGTCGACGGCGAGGACTGCGCAGGATGCTCGATCCGTATCTCCCGCTGGT
This sequence is a window from Pseudonocardia petroleophila. Protein-coding genes within it:
- a CDS encoding glycosyltransferase family 87 protein; protein product: MVRRAPAWLLAALAVAVQVRLFAEHGSFNLARIPSADLRYHSDFATFWRSADALLRGADIYRTGADLPNLNPPLLTVVMAPFGLLEVLPSYRLFALLTVALVLGCLLVVAREVRLPAVDAGLAVGAVLLGAPLLATVGLGQVYAFLAVALTGAWLAARRGRDVAAGVGIGIAVALKPSLAPLLLLPVLRRETRTALAAAGAAAAGTLLGVLVCGPAASVTWVRLVLGHPVQTFFDNASLPATLVRLTSDSGWGRPVVEVPGGQVAGTVLGIAVVVATLLLLRRSGPDALWAVTAASLVASPVTWNTYLVVLAPGVLVVLARSRAAAAPLLAAALIGQEWPGLWYGDDGTASALPLSLYCAVLLAHWAVLLRHARRGPARRGAPAEPRVASEP
- a CDS encoding demethylmenaquinone methyltransferase yields the protein MSRADLDKNPRDVAAMFDGVARRYDVTNTVLTAGQDRRWRRLTRRALDLRPGEKVLDLAAGTAVSTVELERSGAWCVAADFSLGMLRAGSDRAVPKVAADALHLPFADASFDAVTISFGLRNVSDTDRALRELARVTRPGGRLVVCEFGTPTFAPFRAAYYLGLETVLPAIASRVSSNAEAYRYLGESIRDWSPQPELAARIAEAGWGEVAWRDLTLGAVALHRARRTYG